TTTTAGCAGTTCTACAGTACTGTATCTTGTTTTTAAGACAGTACTATAATTCATTATTTCAGTTCAGTATAATATTGCCTACATTAAAATCATGTGCCCTATGTAAATCAAGTTTTTCTGTCATGTCATTATTAGAGAGAGATAGGAACATCCAGAAGTGTACTTTCTACTCACTCAAAGATACGAGAAAGTATTAAGAACACCAATTAAACTGTCGTTACAAATTATACAATACACGTAATCGACAGACGATGGTAGACATTGTATGAAATTAGCATTAAATGGGGTATAATTACTATTAACTGCAGACTTCAACCATTAACATTGTTTATCACTTCAATAATCTATGCGAATTTATGAACAATATCTACCATCAATTGTTGATCAACATTTAAGAATTTAACAGTAAATcagaatacaaataaattaattccaCAATTGACGAATATCAAGATAACATTTATGTAAGCAAAGATAACCTGACATGACTTCTTTTTTACAAGTTTGAATTCTTATCAAGTATTTTACCTGAACTGGacaatattataatgaaattaaGCCTAAGAGAATATAATTTTTTGTCACGTCAAGGTATCTTTGCATGTCAGAAAATACACATAGCTATAAATATTGTCATTAAAGAGGATGGGATTGGGAAAGGAAGGGACATCTTGGCAACCTGAAAAAGAATCTGATAATTACTGTACAAAATTGGACCTCGCCTCGTTTTAGTGCACACATTATATCACTATATTAAATACAATTTAAgaagcttaaaaataaaataaaaatgtgtcatGTGTACCGACTTTTTCACCGATATTATGTACCTAAACCCGAGTATATTgtgtatctatctatctattattTACAGGAAGACATAGAattccgtactttagaaatgTGAATGTAAGATTTAAGAGTAGAATATGTATTATGAATAAATAGTATTGAGATTGTAAACAAACACCTGCGGGGGTCTACTTTGTAGCCTCGTTTTCACATTTTCGATCTATCATGCTAGTGTCCTGCTATGAGAGAGAAGGATGGATAGATTCGAAAAGATACGTAAAAAGGGGTGCAAAGTAGCCCCGCTTTACCCAAACTCCACCGCATCCAAACTCCTTGCCCCAAGAGTGTAAAAGCACAGAAAGTGTTGTGACCCCACCACCGCCGTCACCAGTGTGAAGCGTGCCGTGCCCGAATGATGAGTGAGTGATAAACATAAAATAGTTTTGATCACAAATTGCACATTCggatatatttttaaagttcGCTATAGTGTCAGAAAGTAACAACATAATGAATTAAACTTTAGTTCCGTATTGAATAAAAAAGTATAACAATATTCTTAGATTGTATCattaattttagatttaaaCGAATACAATTTAGAAAAGGTTTTAAGAAATCGATATTAACCTTGATGTATAACATCGTATTTTTTGTCCACAGGTTTCCAACTGAAGTATAGCCTGTATTTGTTGTTTTTGCTTTCCCTTATTTTTATCGTCTTGTCTTCTCACATAAGAGAATAGCTTGTAAACCATCTTTATCCACCCCAACCCACTCCCAATTTAGCAGTGCAATTCCCGaccaaaacaacaaaataaaccaGCAAACAAAACCGAAGTCACCTGTCCACGGGTCGCGTCCGTTCACGTTCCTCGGCGCTGGATGCGGCCTGAAGGCCTGCGCTTGTCTCGGCGGCGTCGGCATTTCCCACGCCCGAAGCGGGTCGCAGCTGAGGTCACCGACGGAGGACGAAGGGGGGAGGTGGTGGCGGGGACGGGACAAACTCTGGGTGGAACCGTACCGCCTACCATTGGTCAGGTCGTGGATGCCCTCGATGTGGAGGTCTGCGAGTGTCTTCGGCACGAATTCCAGCTTGGGACGGTTGACGGCCTCGTCTTTCCTAGAAAACGTGAGGGAATCTCGTTTTAAGGTTCTTCtttttttaatgcaaaaaaagacaggtatttgaccgcaatcgcacctacTAATGTTAAGTGAGTATAAGATGATACCTtctaagtgcttattcactcttgccttgaaaaggctCGAATTATAGAGTATTCGGGAAAGACACCAATTATTCTGATTATTATTGTTcattattatgattaatttgGTTCGGttgaaattgtatttttaatctTCCTTATTGGGCAATTTATACCAATTACTAATCGATGAAACAGGTATTTTATTGAACTCTGCGTCGTCACTACAAGTCAAATCACTACACTAGTGACTTCATTGGTTTGCCAACTCAATGAGTGCTATAGTTTTTTGTACTTATTAACAGCTGGCATCATTTGCGATTGAAATTACTCTATAGTGGCGATATCCTAGTGagtgtaaatgcgaaagttcaACCGTTCCAGCCCTCATCAGTTGGCGTCACTGTCTTTACCACTAGCAAATGACagtgaccttactctacagtgtacttatttattttaaaaccagtgtaaaataaataagtttgcaattaatttacttacttctcCATAAGCGTGGACACGAGTCCTTTGAGAATCTCGGTGCACTGTTGATGGTATTCCAATAGGCCCTCGGCGAAGAAACTAAGCTGCGCTACTTGCTCTACCTACAAAATACGTAATTTATAACTTAAATCATGCACATAGAGTTCACAATCAAGTGTTGTTTCTCGCAAAAACTAGCACATAATAAATATGTCGTCGGCAAGTTACAAAGAACCCTTCTTTCATCATTCAGAAATTATAAGTCATTCACCTTCTCGTAATAGAACTTGCAACTTGTCGATAACACATCTAAGGTAAGTAAGGTACACATTATGAGGCTTGGAGACACTGATCAGAGTGAATGAGTGTCATtataaatattgcaatattatggtaagCTCCGCCCACACCACGTAATAATGTGCACctttattttaaattgtttctACGTGTGTGTAGTCAACTTACATCATTGTCCAACAGGTTGAACATCCCGATCTGGGCCAGTTGCAGCGACTCGGCGAACTTGTCCTCGGCCTGTCGGATCTCATCATCTGGAATGTGAGAGCCTGATGTGTGAGTGCGCACCGACGCGTCGTGCACGCGAGGCGGTGGAAAATGACAGGACAAGCCaaacaaaagaataaaaatgaaaaacaaaagaaaacaaaagtaTACAGACCAAACGCAGAAAACAATACTCGGGTGCAAAATGAGATGGAGGTAAGGACGACGCACGCGCAGGGCGGGAACACAAACATGTAAGAAACAAGTTTCTGTTATAGGATTTGTATAATGATGCTTAGTATTAATTACGTGTAGCTGCCTACTATGGTGTATGTATCATGGCTGTCTAGCGTTCAAAAATTAAGTTCCATTTATCAAGATATCCCCACGTACCCTGCCTTGGTGTATGACTTGGGCTTGGACTCATATAAGGGCTGACCCTACCGGGGCCTGGTTGATTTGtaccaaaaaaataagaaaatcgtCAAATTAGCACACTTAAAAGCGCAACTAAGAAGTATAGAGTAAAATTTTAGATTAAAACTTTTGATTTAGAATAGAATGTTAAATGGAACGGGGGGAGATATAAAACTGTGATTACCTTTTGCTTGTCTACGTCGTTTGCAGTCAAAATCGAGTCTACGGCCTTGTAGTTTCTTTCGGTGATGCTACAAGATAAGgacaataaaatcaataatatttttaataataaaatactatccTACTGTAAAAAGAGGAAGATAAGTTTTACATTACCAAACCAACCACTTACCATAACCTCCTTCAAGTCTTTGGTCTGAAGATGGTGCAGCGGCTCCAAAAAGCTTTGTTTAATATTATCATCCAATGAGTATTTGACGTCGGCCATCTGCTTCAGGGCTTCTCCCATTTCGACGAGGCATTGCGCTGTAACAAGAAcgggaaaataaaatatatcataGCGTAAGCGCACTTTACTTCTAACGACTTAGGTTTATCAGTCGAACGAATCGCGTAGAAGCTTTGGGTCTCAAAATGGAAATCTTCGTGTGACCTTAAGAGACGCGAGAACTTTCCTTGGCTGTAGGTACATATTGCTCTTGGCCTGCCTGCTGAATTTACTGATGTTTATCAGCAGGTTAGCGTCTATGACGCGCGACTAATCTTGAACCCTTTGCGTCATGTCACTTACAGAATATCGAGTTTTCGCAGAGATTCTTTCCATGCAGCCTCCAAGAACGCTTTCTGGCTGTGGATACGTGTTGCTCTTGGCCTGCCCACTGAGCTTGCTAATGTTTATCAGTAGGGCAGCTACTGTTGGATTCTGAAAACTTTTACGGCATTGTTACTTACAGAATATCGAGTCTTCGCCGAGCTTCTTTCCATACAGCAGCATGCAGTCTCCAAGCACGCCCTCTGGCTGTGGATACGTGTTGCTCTTGGCCTGCCCGCTGAGCTTGCTAATGTTTATAGGAAGACGAGCTACTATCACTTGTGAACACCTTTGCAGTATTGATACTTACAGAATATCGAGTCCTCGCCGAGTTTCTTTCCATACAGCAGCATGCAGTCTCCAAGCACGCCCTCTGGCTGTGGATACGTGTTTCTCTTGGCTTGCCCGCTGAGCTTGCTAATGTTTATAGGAAGACGAGCTACTATCACTTGTGAACACCTTTGCAGTATTGATACTTACAGAATATCGAGTCCTCGCCGAGTTTCTTTCCATACAGCAGCATGCAGTCTCCAAGCACGCCCTCTGGCTGTGGATATGTGTTGCTCTTGGCTTGCCCGCTGAGCTTGCTAATTTATAGGGAGACTAGCTTCTATCACGTGTAAACACCTTTGCAGCATTGTTACTTACAGAATATCGAGTCTTCGCCGAGCTTGCTTCCATACAGCAGCATGCAGTCTCCAAGCACGCCCTCTGGCTGTGGATACGTGTTGCTCTTGGCCTGCCCACTGAGCTTGCTAATGTTTATCAGTAAAGCAGCTAATGTACGATCCTGAAAACTTTTGCGGCATTGTTACTTACAGAATATCGAGTCTTCGCCGAGTTTCTTTCCATACAGCAGCATGCAGTCTCCAAGCACGCCCTCTGGCTGTGGATACGTGTTGCTCTTGGCCTGCCCGCTGAGCTTGCTAATGCCTTTCACAGCAGACATCTTCGCCCGCGCCGCAGGATTCGGCTGCAGGAACTCTTTTGTCTTCGTTTGTAATTCTTCTACCAGTTCACATGTTACGTCCGTTTTCTGGAAATTATAACCATGATTCAAACTATTAGCTTCCATTCAGTAACGCTTCGTGAAAAATATTCAAAGAATAAGTAGGCGGTTTTATCAGAAATATCCAcaacaaataaataccttttacAGTAAACTGAAATCTAAAACCGTTCATACAACAGCTAAGCGGGTGGGTTGACTTATTTAATCAAGTCCATTTATATTCTGATATGACGTAAGAGGTATCATGCAAACGACATTTCGTTGCGGGTTTTATTTTGTTAGAGGTTTATTTGCGtaacatttttatgaaataaagttAACATCGTTACTTACTCTTTCCATTTCCACAAAATCCAAATCCAATTTTGTGCCCTCAGCACCGCCCATCTTTTCTGTGACATACtgtaaaaaaaacacataattAACCTTCATAACATAAGTGCTTCTCTCTTTTAATAGTAATTTATTTGCCGGGAAATATCTAGAACGAACAAATTACCACGTTGAAAGACAGATCGTAAAACATATTTCCCCATTATGCGGCGCGTGTACTCTCATTTTATGGCGAGGAtgaaagttaataaaaaaagttgAGTCCGCGGTAGCGCTCAAAGGGCTGTGTCGTGCTGAAATGTTACAGCGATGCATTAGAGTGTATTTAAAAAGTTCATACAAAGGACAAGTCGGAAGTATCGGAACGCGCGCCGAACAAAAGCGCGGGCCGTGGCCTAACCTTGGCCGAATTGCTCCCCGCTTCACAGGGGAGGTACCTATCGCAAAATTTAAATCGTAATAATGGGGCAAAGCTTCAGTGGCTGTTAATGAATCGCATCGACTGCGATGCTACGGGGGCGGGACTTGGCTAATTGCTGTCAATTAAATCTTTAACACCGTGTTGTTATGACTGCTAATTATGAAGAGGCTTATAAAGTCATAGAATTTACTCACAGACATTTTCGTTGCCGTGGCATTGACATATTATTTCGTATAAACCTTAATTTAAAGTCAGAGGAAGTAAGAATAATAAAGTTTAGTATTTCATTCGAATACTGATGTAGTACTTGAAAAAACTCTCCGAGTTCTGAAACTCAATTATCTATTGTAGTGTTCTGGGTGGAACTAGGTCGTCAGTTGACTGGATTTATTCTACTGAAGTTCCTTCGGCGGCACGTAGCTCGGCCAAACTTATCGCTCTACGTGACCTGTACTTAATTTACAATTCTAAGAATAACGTTATTTTCAGTTAATAGTTAGTACGTACGTACAGTACagaattaacattatttatagTGATTATAGCCAGAAATAGACAATACATTAACGCTTTATCAAATTAGGTTACTTGTTAACTCATTTTGTTGAAATTATTTGGAATTTTAACACGCTTTATACAAGCATTTATTTACCTTTTACAATCTACgagtatttttacttttttacccAACAATGGTTTCAGGGTTAAAAGTCTCACAATATAACGTAATTATGGATGTAATGTCATATACAAAGAATAGAGAAAAACTAGATAAATGATTTCCGTTGCATAGGATGTTATCTCAGGAGTACAGAACGCAAGCAAGGTTGATAACAACAAGAGCAGGTAAGTCACTTCTAAAAATAGCGAAGGTGACAATATGACGATGAGACACAGGAGCAAGGTTGCTCGGCTTGGAACTGAAGGCAACTAGTGCAGGAGATAATAGAGTGTCAATGTCGAAGGGGTCCTGCAGATGCGAAGGGCACAATAATTGGGGCACATCGATATAGGACGGGGTCACGGCCGCCCGCCCCCGCTCCCCTGGCCATCGGTCGGTGCATCCCGAAGCGCAAGGATGGGAGAATTGTTACGCAACTCCTATTATACGCCAGGATTTATGGGGAATTAAATCGTAAACGTCGTCTCCCTTGTTTGCGTAAGCCTAACAAATGCAAAATAGGGTTGACACCTGTTTTGATGACGGCTTATAAAGCGCTGTTATTGTGGTTTTCGACCGAGATTGTCTCTCGTAGAATATCAAATTTGATATCAAAACTCATTAATGAACGCTGCCGTTCGTAGCGCGTAATCCCCGTGCTTCGTCTATTAGTCAAGTATTGATCACATCACAATACTTTAGATAGGGCTTGATATAATTAATTAGAGATGTCAGAAGCAGCAAACATAAGAATACTAAAACAAAGTTAATGCAACCAAGGCGTTAAATTGCCCTCAAGATTTACATTACCAGCGGAATTCTCAACAAAGAAAAATAGCAAGGCTCGCTAAGAACTTTCTTCCCCCTCTTTTTTGCCCTAAACAACGATCAGAGATAAACCTTCGACTGAGTATTTTAAGAAGGCCAAAGAATTCCTTCCTTAATGTAATATGCCACGGGCATCCGTGTTATTTCTTTAAAGATTAATATCAATCAAAATTCTTAATATACGAGGGGAGCCAGTATTTAACGGAGAACCTTCttggatttattatttgtttatatgAAAGTTTTCCAAgtgtgtattcacgaaaatatcTTTGCGTAACTCTATCCGCATGATATTTTCCTTTTCCCTGTCCATAAAATAAACATGCCAACAATATTGGGTCAGGCTTAGTCTATTATTCAATGAGGTTAGTCCAGTGGGGGCGGGGGTATCGAGATGTGCCATTACTGGCCCATCAATCACGACTCGACCTGCTTCGCTGCCATAAGTCGAAGCTGAGATCGCAGCCGGGATATAAAAACAAGATCAAATGACAAAG
The Ostrinia nubilalis chromosome 16, ilOstNubi1.1, whole genome shotgun sequence DNA segment above includes these coding regions:
- the LOC135079294 gene encoding endophilin-A isoform X1, which translates into the protein MAFAGLKKQINKANQYVTEKMGGAEGTKLDLDFVEMERKTDVTCELVEELQTKTKEFLQPNPAARAKMSAVKGISKLSGQAKSNTYPQPEGVLGDCMLLYGKKLGEDSIFSQCLVEMGEALKQMADVKYSLDDNIKQSFLEPLHHLQTKDLKEVMHHRKKLQGRRLDFDCKRRRQAKGPGRVSPYMSPSPSHTPRQGSHIPDDEIRQAEDKFAESLQLAQIGMFNLLDNDVEQVAQLSFFAEGLLEYHQQCTEILKGLVSTLMEKKDEAVNRPKLEFVPKTLADLHIEGIHDLTNGRRYGSTQSLSRPRHHLPPSSSVGDLSCDPLRAWEMPTPPRQAQAFRPHPAPRNVNGRDPWTASPLPSPVKSPARTPVAPAKGPCCTALYDFDPENQGELGFKENDVITLINKVDENWFEGSLNGKQGYFPISYVQVTVPLPNM
- the LOC135079294 gene encoding endophilin-A isoform X2, translating into MAFAGLKKQINKANQYVTEKMGGAEGTKLDLDFVEMERKTDVTCELVEELQTKTKEFLQPNPAARAKMSAVKGISKLSGQAKSNTYPQPEGVLGDCMLLYGKKLGEDSIFSQCLVEMGEALKQMADVKYSLDDNIKQSFLEPLHHLQTKDLKEVMHHRKKLQGRRLDFDCKRRRQAKGPGRVSPYMSPSPSHTPRQDDEIRQAEDKFAESLQLAQIGMFNLLDNDVEQVAQLSFFAEGLLEYHQQCTEILKGLVSTLMEKKDEAVNRPKLEFVPKTLADLHIEGIHDLTNGRRYGSTQSLSRPRHHLPPSSSVGDLSCDPLRAWEMPTPPRQAQAFRPHPAPRNVNGRDPWTASPLPSPVKSPARTPVAPAKGPCCTALYDFDPENQGELGFKENDVITLINKVDENWFEGSLNGKQGYFPISYVQVTVPLPNM
- the LOC135079294 gene encoding endophilin-A isoform X6, producing the protein MAFAGLKKQINKANQYVTEKMGGAEGTKLDLDFVEMERKTDVTCELVEELQTKTKEFLQPNPAARAKMSAVKGISKLSGQAKSNTYPQPEGVLGDCMLLYGKKLGEDSIFSQCLVEMGEALKQMADVKYSLDDNIKQSFLEPLHHLQTKDLKEVMHHRKKLQGRRLDFDCKRRRQAKGPGRVSPYMSPSPSHTPRQGSHIPDDEIRQAEDKFAESLQLAQIGMFNLLDNDVEQVAQLSFFAEGLLEYHQQCTEILKGLVSTLMEKKDEAVNRPKLEFVPKTLADLHIEGIHDLTNEGGSHAGTPEHKPPSNLELFPGSGSGSMQRSNNGNTTRH
- the LOC135079294 gene encoding endophilin-A isoform X4, with protein sequence MAFAGLKKQINKANQYVTEKMGGAEGTKLDLDFVEMERKTDVTCELVEELQTKTKEFLQPNPAARAKMSAVKGISKLSGQAKSNTYPQPEGVLGDCMLLYGKKLGEDSIFSQCLVEMGEALKQMADVKYSLDDNIKQSFLEPLHHLQTKDLKEVMHHRKKLQGRRLDFDCKRRRQAKDDEIRQAEDKFAESLQLAQIGMFNLLDNDVEQVAQLSFFAEGLLEYHQQCTEILKGLVSTLMEKKDEAVNRPKLEFVPKTLADLHIEGIHDLTNGRRYGSTQSLSRPRHHLPPSSSVGDLSCDPLRAWEMPTPPRQAQAFRPHPAPRNVNGRDPWTASPLPSPVKSPARTPVAPAKGPCCTALYDFDPENQGELGFKENDVITLINKVDENWFEGSLNGKQGYFPISYVQVTVPLPNM
- the LOC135079294 gene encoding endophilin-A isoform X3 produces the protein MAFAGLKKQINKANQYVTEKMGGAEGTKLDLDFVEMERKTDVTCELVEELQTKTKEFLQPNPAARAKMSAVKGISKLSGQAKSNTYPQPEGVLGDCMLLYGKKLGEDSIFSQCLVEMGEALKQMADVKYSLDDNIKQSFLEPLHHLQTKDLKEVMHHRKKLQGRRLDFDCKRRRQAKGSHIPDDEIRQAEDKFAESLQLAQIGMFNLLDNDVEQVAQLSFFAEGLLEYHQQCTEILKGLVSTLMEKKDEAVNRPKLEFVPKTLADLHIEGIHDLTNGRRYGSTQSLSRPRHHLPPSSSVGDLSCDPLRAWEMPTPPRQAQAFRPHPAPRNVNGRDPWTASPLPSPVKSPARTPVAPAKGPCCTALYDFDPENQGELGFKENDVITLINKVDENWFEGSLNGKQGYFPISYVQVTVPLPNM
- the LOC135079294 gene encoding endophilin-A isoform X5, with protein sequence MAFAGLKKQINKANQYVTEKMGGAEGTKLDLDFVEMERKTDVTCELVEELQTKTKEFLQPNPAARAKMSAVKGISKLSGQAKSNTYPQPEGVLGDCMLLYGKKLGEDSIFSQCLVEMGEALKQMADVKYSLDDNIKQSFLEPLHHLQTKDLKEVMHHRKKLQGRRLDFDCKRRRQAKGPGRVSPYMSPSPSHTPRQGSHIPDDEIRQAEDKFAESLQLAQIGMFNLLDNDVEQVAQLSFFAEGLLEYHQQCTEILKGLVSTLMEKKDEAVNRPKLEFVPKTLADLHIEGIHDLTNASPLPSPVKSPARTPVAPAKGPCCTALYDFDPENQGELGFKENDVITLINKVDENWFEGSLNGKQGYFPISYVQVTVPLPNM